A genomic stretch from Anoplopoma fimbria isolate UVic2021 breed Golden Eagle Sablefish chromosome 8, Afim_UVic_2022, whole genome shotgun sequence includes:
- the LOC129094588 gene encoding alanine aminotransferase 2-like, whose translation MLHVRQSIADFIMRRDFGVPSYAKDVFISAGFQRALMVVVKLLARGEGETQTGVLTPMPCPHTLPALLDDAGVKLVPYQLIEDRGWAVDLDELRRALKTARGHCKPRAIYISNPGNPTGHVQDWKSIEEVIRFAAAERLLLLVDEVYQDSVYGQGKECISYKRVLFEMDKEYSETVELFSFHSLSSAMMGECALRAGYMELVNIDPEVMHFVDTMLCTDISAPVTGQLALDLMVNPPKPGDLSYEIYTQEILLTLATLSQNAQRAQEFLNGLPGMSCQPAMGGIYLYPRLRLPSEIIEKAKILEVEADVLYCQMLLEEKGVLLGAGCQYGETTGNHHLRLCILVLPDTLEKVLAGLGSFHLHGHTSSP comes from the exons ATGCTTCATGTCAGGCAAAGCATTGCTGACTTCATCATGAGACGAGACTTCGGAGTGCCTTCATACGCCAAAGACGTCTTCATTTCTGCCGGTTTTCAAAGGGCCCTGATG GTGGTTGTGAAGCTGCTGGCCCGTGGGGAGGGGGAGACTCAGACAGGCGTGTTGACCCCAATGCCCTGCCCACACACCCTGCCAGCACTGCTGGATGACGCCGGGGTGAAATTGGTGCCATACCAGCTGATAGAGGACCGAGGCTGGGCTGTGGACCTGGACGAGCTTCGTCGAGCTTTAAAGACCGCTAGGGGACACTGCAAACCCAGAGCCATTTACATCAGCAACCCAGGAAACCCCACAG GTCATGTGCAGGACTGGAAATCAATAGAGGAAGTGATTCGGTTTGCAGCTGCTGAGAGACTCTTACTGTTGGTTGATGAG GTGTACCAGGACAGTGTGTATGGACAGGGAAAAGAGTGTATTTCCTATAAGAGAGTCCTGTTTGAGATGGACAAGGAGTACTCAGAGACAGTGGAGTTGTTCTCGTTCCACTCTTTATCCAGTGCCATGATGGGAGA GTGCGCCCTGAGGGCAGGATACATGGAGCTGGTCAACATCGACCCCGAGGTGATGCATTTTGTTGATACTATGCTGTGTACTGATATCAGTGCTCCAGTCACAGGACAGCTTGCTCTGGATCTCATGGTCAACCCACCAAAACCTGGTGACCTTTCCTATGAGATATACACTCAG GAGATTCTTCTCACCCTGGCTACTTTGTCTCAGAATGCTCAGCGGGCTCAGGAGTTTCTGAATGGTCTACCAGGAATGAGCTGTCAGCCAGCAATGGGAGGAATCTACCTTTATCCCCGCCTCCGTTTACCATCTGAGATTATAGAGAAGGCCAAG ATATTGGAGGTGGAGGCAGATGTTCTGTATTGTCAGATGTTGCTAGAAGAAAAGGGTGTGTTATTAGGAGCAGGGTGCCAGTATGGTGAAACAACTGGCAACCACCATCTGAG